A genomic stretch from Helianthus annuus cultivar XRQ/B chromosome 1, HanXRQr2.0-SUNRISE, whole genome shotgun sequence includes:
- the LOC110874707 gene encoding homeobox-leucine zipper protein HOX11 isoform X2 has protein sequence MELGLSLGDTTPSKASDRFIPTAAAATVTATTTTVGVNKSLGFCMALGVNPLDAQDNHDHDDGDGDEYEDDDDEEHDEHKENGGLKDVTLGSQKTGSMNPPVQLDLLPSAPVLRHHTSFPWSSDNEGGSSGNAAAGRGFEVKRMAVGTEEATSSCRLEFMSYGGRNGSENHKRGFEIGNDAVVVERASSRASDEDEHGLSRKKLRLSKEQSAYLEETFKEHNTLNPKQKLALAEQLHLRPRQVEVWFQNRRARTKLKQTEVDFEYLKRCCETLTDENRRLHKELQELRALKTTSNPFYMQLPATTLTMCPSCERVATSVPPPSSATLTNPVEQNSMKASTPLNPKPRPLMFPPS, from the exons ATGGAATTAGGTTTAAGCTTAGGTGATACAACCCCATCAAAAGCTAGTGACAGATTTATCCCCACCGCCGCCGCTGCCACCGTTACCGCCACCACAACCACCGTGGGAGTTAATAAGAGTTTAGGGTTCTGCATGGCCTTAGGGGTGAACCCTTTAGACGCTCAAGATAATCATGAtcatgatgatggtgatggtgatgaatatgaagatgacgatgatgaagaACACGATGAACATAAAGAAAACGGAGGGTTGAAAGATGTAACTCTTGGTAGTCAAAAAACCGGTTCAATGAATCCGCCGGTTCAGCTTGATCTACTCCCTTCTGCACCGGTTCTTCGTCATCATACATCCTTTCCATGGTCTTCTGACAACG AGGGTGGTTCGTCGGGAAATGCGGCAGCCGGGAGGGGTTTTGAGGTTAAGAGGATGGCGGTGGGGACGGAGGAAGCCACGTCATCATGCCGGCTGGAATTCATGAGTTACGGGGGAAGAAATGGAAGTGAGAATCATAAGAGGGGGTTTGAGATAGGAAACGACGCCGTTGTGGTGGAAAGAGCTTCTTCTAGGGCAAGTGATGAAGATGAGCATGGATTATCCAGAAAAAAACTGAGATTGTCAAAGGAACAATCTGCTTATTTAGAAGAAACCTTCAAAGAACATAATACCTTAAATCCA AAACAGAAGCTTGCACTTGCAGAACAGCTTCATCTTAGGCCTCGACAAGTAGAAGTCTGGTTTCAGAACAGAAGAGCAAG GACAAAACTGAAGCAAACTGAGGTGGACTTTGAGTACTTGAAGAGGTGTTGTGAAACCTTAACAGATGAAAACAGAAGACTACACAAAGAGCTTCAAGAACTAAGAGCATTAAAGACTACTTCAAATCCATTTTACATGCAACTTCCGGCCACCACCCTCACCATGTGTCCGTCATGTGAGCGTGTAGCCACCAGTGTCCCACCGCCATCATCCGCCACCTTAACCAACCCTGTGGAACAAAACTCTATGAAAGCAAGCACACCCTTAAATCCAAAACCAAGGCCACTAATGTTCCCACCTTCATGA
- the LOC110874707 gene encoding homeobox-leucine zipper protein HOX11 isoform X1 — translation MELGLSLGDTTPSKASDRFIPTAAAATVTATTTTVGVNKSLGFCMALGVNPLDAQDNHDHDDGDGDEYEDDDDEEHDEHKENGGLKDVTLGSQKTGSMNPPVQLDLLPSAPVLRHHTSFPWSSDNGSSEGGSSGNAAAGRGFEVKRMAVGTEEATSSCRLEFMSYGGRNGSENHKRGFEIGNDAVVVERASSRASDEDEHGLSRKKLRLSKEQSAYLEETFKEHNTLNPKQKLALAEQLHLRPRQVEVWFQNRRARTKLKQTEVDFEYLKRCCETLTDENRRLHKELQELRALKTTSNPFYMQLPATTLTMCPSCERVATSVPPPSSATLTNPVEQNSMKASTPLNPKPRPLMFPPS, via the exons ATGGAATTAGGTTTAAGCTTAGGTGATACAACCCCATCAAAAGCTAGTGACAGATTTATCCCCACCGCCGCCGCTGCCACCGTTACCGCCACCACAACCACCGTGGGAGTTAATAAGAGTTTAGGGTTCTGCATGGCCTTAGGGGTGAACCCTTTAGACGCTCAAGATAATCATGAtcatgatgatggtgatggtgatgaatatgaagatgacgatgatgaagaACACGATGAACATAAAGAAAACGGAGGGTTGAAAGATGTAACTCTTGGTAGTCAAAAAACCGGTTCAATGAATCCGCCGGTTCAGCTTGATCTACTCCCTTCTGCACCGGTTCTTCGTCATCATACATCCTTTCCATGGTCTTCTGACAACG GGAGTTCAGAGGGTGGTTCGTCGGGAAATGCGGCAGCCGGGAGGGGTTTTGAGGTTAAGAGGATGGCGGTGGGGACGGAGGAAGCCACGTCATCATGCCGGCTGGAATTCATGAGTTACGGGGGAAGAAATGGAAGTGAGAATCATAAGAGGGGGTTTGAGATAGGAAACGACGCCGTTGTGGTGGAAAGAGCTTCTTCTAGGGCAAGTGATGAAGATGAGCATGGATTATCCAGAAAAAAACTGAGATTGTCAAAGGAACAATCTGCTTATTTAGAAGAAACCTTCAAAGAACATAATACCTTAAATCCA AAACAGAAGCTTGCACTTGCAGAACAGCTTCATCTTAGGCCTCGACAAGTAGAAGTCTGGTTTCAGAACAGAAGAGCAAG GACAAAACTGAAGCAAACTGAGGTGGACTTTGAGTACTTGAAGAGGTGTTGTGAAACCTTAACAGATGAAAACAGAAGACTACACAAAGAGCTTCAAGAACTAAGAGCATTAAAGACTACTTCAAATCCATTTTACATGCAACTTCCGGCCACCACCCTCACCATGTGTCCGTCATGTGAGCGTGTAGCCACCAGTGTCCCACCGCCATCATCCGCCACCTTAACCAACCCTGTGGAACAAAACTCTATGAAAGCAAGCACACCCTTAAATCCAAAACCAAGGCCACTAATGTTCCCACCTTCATGA